CATCCGCGGCGTGGAACCCGTGGCCTCCAACCTCCCGTGTGTGCAGCCGCCATGTGAGCCCCCTGGCTCGGGCGAGAAGAGAAAGCGCTCGGCAGGTGGCAGAGAGGCcgaggaggaggcagaagaaaAGGCCCTTTATTATATGAAGGTCCAGGCCGTGAATGGCGTCTCGGTGGCCTGGGAGACCGGGGCCGGCTTTGAAGCCATTCGGAAGCGGCCTCGGATCTTTAAGACCAAGTACATCGGCGGAGAAAGCTTTGCCGGCTCGGACCTGAGCAGCTCCCACACCAAGTCCGAGCTGGGGGACGTGGACTCGGAGGCAGAGTGCGGCGTTGAGGGACCGGCAGAGGAGGCGCCGCAGCAGCCGACGGGAGCGCCCCCGGAGTGGCTCCTCACCATTGAGCAGGGCGTGCGGTGCCTGGCCTGCTGCCGAGTCTTTCCCAGCCTGGAGGCCCTGACCCAGCATGTTAAGCAGGGGCTGCGCGAAGGCTTCAGCTGCCGCGTGTACTACCGGGTGCTGGGGCAGCTGAGGGCGAGAGACAGGTCCCAGCGGAGACGGCAATGCGGGGGCCGGGGACGCCAGCCACGCGTCCGGGAGTGCAGCAAGTGTGGGGGACAGATACGGCGCCCACGCAAGGCTGCCAAATAGGCCTGGCTAGGCCGTGCCGGGGGGGAGCCCAGCTGCTGACTGAGACCGGAAACGACTCTGCCAGAGGACCCCTGAAGCCACAGGGTGGCGAGTGCTGCCAGCAGCGGGTCCGGGGCACACACACTAGTCGCTGCCCCCGGCTAGGAAGCCCTGCCCGCTCCCGGCTTGCCAGCCAGACCCGATCTCCACCTGAGGCCAGGACAACGAGCTCTGGGACTCGCCGTGATACGCCCGGGTCCCTGCTTGGGAAAGACCAGCGCTATGAGCATCAGGGCTGAGAACTGGCAGCTCCAGCAGCGCCAGGCcaactgcatcccagcccagcaCTCCAGACCCGCACCGGGCTCCCCCGCCCCGGGGCCAACAGGCCGAACCGGAGCTGCCAGGCTCCCCCAGCCCGGCCGGAagagccacccgcagctcccgcAGCAAGGCCCTGCGGATGCCAGCAGAGCCCCAGACAGCAACGCCGGGCCCCACCCCTCCATAGGGCTCTGGCCGACCCGGACCAGCCACCAGCGACGGCTAAAGAACTGACGGCATCAGCCAGCCCTCCCCCTGCCAAGCCCCAGCCTAAAGCCTTGGCCGCCGGCCGCCCAGAGGGATGGAGGGTCGGTAGCAGATCCACGTCCTTAGAGACGCACACGGACTCCAGCCCATCGACGGGAGGAAGGTGATGGGAAGACGTCTCTCTGCAGCATCCCCAGAGATGGACGCACGGGGTGGCTACAACACACAGCCCCTGAAGGCTGAGCCCTGGCCTCTGCCCCACCGAGCAGCGAGCTGGGAGGCGCCCGCCGGCACAGACATCAGCTAAGTGACTTACTTTGGGGGTTCCCGTCTGGGGGGGGGATGCCCTGGGGTCACGGAGCGTCTCAGGGGCTTGTGAGCTAGGGCAGGGAGCTCAATGGTCTGGGCAAGTGGCTGTAGGTCAGGAAGGTGAATGTGGGCAAGGGCTGGGTGAGAGAAAGGGGGGtgtgggcagagggctggaaggggggatggatggggttcagggggctggatgggaggaaggggggtgtgggtggggttcagggggctggatgggaggaagtggggatgggtggggttcagggggctggatgggaggaagtggggatgggtgggggtcagggggctgggtgggaggaagaggggatTGGTGGGTTCAGGGGGATGGATGGGaagaaggggggatgggtgggggtcagggggctggatgggtggaaggggggtgtgggtgggggtcagggggctggatgggaggaaggggggatgggtgggggtcatggggctggatgggaggaagtggggatgggtgggggtcagggggctgggtgggaggaaggggggtgtgggtgggggtcagggagctggaagggtggaaggggggatgggtggggtcagggggctggatgggaggaaggggggtgtgggtgggggtcagggggctggatgggtggaaggggggtgtgggtggggttcagggggctggatgggaggaaggggggatgggtggggttcagggggctggatgggaggaaggggggatgggtggggttcaggttgctggatgggaggaaggggggatgggtgggggtcagggggctggatgggaggaagaggggatgggtaggggtcagggggctggatgggtggaagggggtgtgggtgggggacagggggctgcatgggtggaaggggggatgggtgggggtcagggggctggatgggaggaaggggggtgtggttggggttcagggggctggatgggaggaaggggggtgtgggtgggggacagggggctggatgggaggaaggggggtgtgggtgggggacagggggctggatgggaggaaggggggtgtgggtgggggacagggggctggatgggaggaaggggggtgtgggtggtgACTGGATGGACccagcccatcccccccaccccacaaaattcccctcagtccctcccctgccataacccctccctcccttctccccaccacaCAATCAACGTCctcagcctccccccacagccaaacCCCTCGCTCCTCTAGGACCCCATCTGGCTCTCactacctgcccctccccccagcccatccAGCCACCTCCTCCCCAGTCCCC
The genomic region above belongs to Mauremys mutica isolate MM-2020 ecotype Southern unplaced genomic scaffold, ASM2049712v1 Super-Scaffold_100434, whole genome shotgun sequence and contains:
- the LOC123361267 gene encoding protein FAM170B-like, coding for MVHNQGLPAEAPETNLGAAQDGSESQRSRESPPHQGVSAGSPGPEDTAEQGVSAASPVHEETAVEGVSAGKPGPEKTAEEGGSAPAGPRDQSQHPSVVTSVTSHSSIRGVEPVASNLPCVQPPCEPPGSGEKRKRSAGGREAEEEAEEKALYYMKVQAVNGVSVAWETGAGFEAIRKRPRIFKTKYIGGESFAGSDLSSSHTKSELGDVDSEAECGVEGPAEEAPQQPTGAPPEWLLTIEQGVRCLACCRVFPSLEALTQHVKQGLREGFSCRVYYRVLGQLRARDRSQRRRQCGGRGRQPRVRECSKCGGQIRRPRKAAK